The DNA region TATGTCACGTAACTCTTCTTCAATTTTATTTATTCTTTCCTCTAAGTCTTGGCGCTTCATATTTAGTAGGTCATAATCAGTTGTAATCGTTTCTAACTCCTGGCTGATGTCGTCCATTTTTTCCATAACCTGAGTTGTGTGTTGGTTAGGTACTTCGCTAGGGGTAGCGACTAGACTTTTCCTAAGCAAAATATACAGACCAATAAGGGCTATACCAATACCTAATGAGCTACCACCTTGTATTAAACCAAGCTGCAAATCCTCTGTAATCACTCCCGTTTGACCATAATTTGTTTTCGTAGCTGCAAGACCAGTCAACATTAATAGAAACCCAAAGATTAATAAGATATGGATAGATAATGCACCTAGTGGAGAGTGCTTAAAAGCTCGTAGGGATAGATAATTCGTTTTTACATCGGTAAGGAAAAAGGCGAGCAAAAGAAAAAGGAGCGTCATGGGAAAGAGAACATTCTCCATTTGACCTAGTCCAGACGCTAACCCTGAAAGATTAGAAACGCTAGGTACGATACTCATAAGATCCAAAATAACCACGATTGCTATTACCCCTACCACTAGACCAATCCAATAAGAAAGGGTGCTCCACCTTCTTTTTTTTCCTCTTTTTTCTTTGTTAACTCTACTTTCAAGCTGCAAGAGCCCTCTCCTCCTTTGCAAGCTTATTGAAGGAATGTCCTTTTAGCAGCACGTCCTTGTCAAAGCTTTACCATCACAATATTCTTCTCTATATATTTCTTCTTCCTTCATCGCAGATATCCTTTCTAAGTCCATATGAAATAATAAGGATTTTTATGATAAAAGAAAAGGAAATGGAAGAAAAAGAAAAAGGCCGTCCTTAAGCAGAAATTTCTACTTGTAGGATAGCCTTCTGTAACAGCACAGGTAGAGAGTATTATTCTAGGGTAAGCATGGAAGGAGTGTGAACATTGGAGTTACTCGTTGTATAGGGAACGAAGTGTAAGAAATCTCCATTGTTTGTCATTGAATAAAAAACAGCCAGTTTCTCCATTAGCTCTTCTAGGGTACCATGAAAATCAGAATGGTTTTTCATGGTGAAGTTATTTTGGTAAAATTCCGTGCATAACGTTACCACATATTGTGGGTAATAACGTTTAAAAACCTGCATGAACAATTCAACCTCTTCTACATCACTCATTGGGGTTAAAAAGGTACACACATAGTGAATGTGATGGCGTTTCATAAATTTAGCGATATCTACAATAGCCAGCTGATGCTCCATTACAATGGCGTCCCAGCCCTTTAAACGAAAGCAATGCTGGATAAATTGGCTGATGAAAGGCATGTCTTGAATGCCGGGAGTAACGATCAGAATTTTTCGTTTTGTATCAATGCTTCCCCTGATCTTATCGAGGTTGTGAAAAGCGAGCTGATTGATATCCTGAAACGCTAGATACAGATCCGAAAGGGAAATTTCCTCTTCATTGAGCTTATGAATGAGAGCTTGAAGGGTCTTATAAATCAAGTCAGTATACACCTGATCAAGCTGCAATTGATGTGTTAAATCACGGAATACGTGGGACGCTTGAAAATAATCTCCTGCTAACAGCTCTTGTACAAATTGCTCATATGTAAAGTTACTTCCGTGTAGTACACCTTGTTCTAGGGCCTCCTGAGGGAGCATTGTGCTTTTGGAGATATGAGTAGATAGATTAATAGGTAAACGCTCTATCTCTTTTGTCGTAAGGTTTCGCAGCTTAGGAAGGTAAGGATAGTAATCATTGGCCTCAAGAACCTGAGCTTTTTCTCCAGATGAAAGTGTTACGATAGAGTGCTTCGCATAGATGTGCAGCATATCCATAAATTTGCGTAGGTACACCGTATCAAACTTGCTTTGTCCTAGAGACATAATACTTAACGCTTCTTGACTACCTTTGGCCGCTTGATAAGAACGGTCCAATGTTAGGGCAGAATAGACATCGACAATCATGAGAATACGAGTGTAGTTGTCAATTTGGTCCTCTTTTAAACCATCAGGATAGCCTGTCCCGTCAAGGCGCTCGTGGTGCTGGCGGACAATGTAGCTTATCCCGTTTGTTT from Bacillus horti includes:
- a CDS encoding HD-GYP domain-containing protein, whose protein sequence is MFYKTLKELQAGDIINEDLYHNDSLLIKKGTELQPQYITKLKRFCIDKIAILAPLQKISEQKIHTSFEQIIKQVEQSHPDKKTSLTFFYQTAQHLLSENRYGLALNSEEQLSMVIEQFEALMQNSFIHGLFLQLKDWDEYTYKHVVDVFVLGILFANYLGLPKLSFMAKACLLHDVGKLSVPLSIIQKNGALTYEEFELMKQHSIKGETMLDTEEETNGISYIVRQHHERLDGTGYPDGLKEDQIDNYTRILMIVDVYSALTLDRSYQAAKGSQEALSIMSLGQSKFDTVYLRKFMDMLHIYAKHSIVTLSSGEKAQVLEANDYYPYLPKLRNLTTKEIERLPINLSTHISKSTMLPQEALEQGVLHGSNFTYEQFVQELLAGDYFQASHVFRDLTHQLQLDQVYTDLIYKTLQALIHKLNEEEISLSDLYLAFQDINQLAFHNLDKIRGSIDTKRKILIVTPGIQDMPFISQFIQHCFRLKGWDAIVMEHQLAIVDIAKFMKRHHIHYVCTFLTPMSDVEEVELFMQVFKRYYPQYVVTLCTEFYQNNFTMKNHSDFHGTLEELMEKLAVFYSMTNNGDFLHFVPYTTSNSNVHTPSMLTLE